TGTTGACGGGAGACGTCGATAGATCGGGGAGTAGTGTGCATGGCATGCACGTGGATGAGCGCATACCCATGTCATGGGACGAGTACGAGGCGCTGGGGCCGGACGTTCGTGGCGAGTACGTCGATGGTGAGTTCGTCATGAGTCCGTCGCCGACGCTCCGCCATCAGACGATCTGTCGCCGGTTGGCGAACGCAATCGAGGCCGTGCTACCGCAGGGCTTTCTGGTTGCCGAGAACTGGGGTTGGAAGCTGGATGGGCAGGTCGACGAGTTCGTTCCTGATGTCATCGTGTTCGAGGCCAGTGGCGATGACGTCCGACTTACAGGGCTTCCCCAGCTTGTGGTGGAAGTGTTGAGCACCGACCGATCCCGTGACACGATTCGCAAACTACGCAAGTACGCGGGGCTGGGTGTGGCCAGGTGCTGGGTGATCGATCCGGAGGGTCCCGAACTTGTCGTTTTTAAACAAGGCGTCGGTTCGATGGTCGAATCGAACCGTGATGGTCCGGGGCGGGTGGCAGATCTTGATCTCGGTCCAGCGCGCTTACAGATCGACCCGGCCCAACTCAGCTAGAAATTCCGGTCCCGTGGATTTTGTTGCGAGCTAGGTCTGCTTGAGGCGAGACGAGGTCAGCAGGACGCTGCCAAGGACCAGGGCGAGGCCGGCCAGTTGGATGAGTT
This Acidimicrobiia bacterium DNA region includes the following protein-coding sequences:
- a CDS encoding Uma2 family endonuclease, with protein sequence MHVDERIPMSWDEYEALGPDVRGEYVDGEFVMSPSPTLRHQTICRRLANAIEAVLPQGFLVAENWGWKLDGQVDEFVPDVIVFEASGDDVRLTGLPQLVVEVLSTDRSRDTIRKLRKYAGLGVARCWVIDPEGPELVVFKQGVGSMVESNRDGPGRVADLDLGPARLQIDPAQLS